DNA from Elaeis guineensis isolate ETL-2024a chromosome 2, EG11, whole genome shotgun sequence:
CCTCTTCTCTCGCACGAGCCTGCCAGCTAGGATGCATGCCTAGCACAACGATGGTCCAAGTTAGGAGAACCGATGTCGTCTCATGCCCAGCAAAGTAGAACAACTTGCATTCCTCAATCACATCATCCTTGGTCATCCCAGTGTTCTTGgagcctccttgttcttgggagtATCTAAAATTTGATTCCATTAGCAACCGTAGCAAGTCATCATCGGTAGCTCCTTCCTTTCTCATGCTCCTCTCTCTGTGCTCAATCATTCTGCTCAAAAGAGCCCAAATCTCTCTATGGATTTCCTTCATACGTTTGTTTGTCTTGGTGGGAACAAACCTATGTAGAAAGGTCAAATTTTCAGTTCATGTCAACCTAATTTCTGGTATCACTTGCCTTGATAAAATTCAGAATTCTGTTAAATTGCAACCATTTAAATGAATTGGAGAGGGCTACTGTTGAGAAAAAGGAAAACATGCTTAAATCATTTTTCTGATTGAGGATGAGGGGAACTCACCTAATTTTTCATCTCTTTCAAAATCGAGGGAACATTTCTGAAAACATGGACAAGCTCTTCCTAGTATGAGAAGAATAAACAAAGCCATATCTTTTCCAATGATCTTTCATCAGAATATTGAAGACCGTATCCTAACAAACCAAACTCcctttcttattattatttttttatttagattaattTATTAGAAGtagtgaaaagagaaaacaacACCTGTAACCAGggatgtatatattttgaataacttGAATACCAAGCTCAGCTTGCTCTTCTAGGAGTTGAAATATCCGTCGGCCTTCTTTGAAGCTGCTACCAAATGCTGTGCGAGAGATGACGTCTCCGGTAAGACCTTGGAATTCAGGCCAAACATCCAATTCACAAGATCCTTGCAAACGAATGTGCATATCCCATCTTTTGATCAGTTCATCACAACAAGTATAGAAGGTTGGTGACATGCACTGCAAAGCAACAAAGAGAAGCAGATTACCATCAGTCACCCATTTTAAGTATGAAACAGCAGTGCATTATTTATTTACAAATTCTTGCTGTTGATTATGATGTGATACGCTATATCCTCAGTAGATTCGAAGGGATTCCTTTCCTGTAATTTGTGACTAAAAAGTAAAAACGTATCATCAGATTACACTGGGGGAATTAAACTACCTTCAATTTCTCTAGATGAAAAGCAGGGTTGATGATCCTTCTGTGTTTGGCCCATTTTTCACCTTCATAACTTAGAACTCCTGTAACCAGTAGCCTCGCCAGTGGGTTTACCTTGGGCTTCTCGAAGTGACCAAACTTGCCTGACAGGACCTCCCTTACCAGTTCTGGATCGTTAAGGATCACTCGAGGATAAGACCCAAACCACATGAATGATATTTTACCTGCACTTGCAGTCATATGCACTACTTTAAGCAGTCATTTGCACTGATTGTTGGGGATCATCATAAATTTCCCTTTAAAAACCATAGGGATCAATAACTAAGTAGAAAGAGGGGGCAAGGCTTAAACTGTAAAATTGAGAATCATGATATCTTGGTACCTTATATTGTTTAGATTGGTTCATACATATACTCCTCAAAAATCCGAAGCTGTTATTGATAAATCCGCAAGCTTCCTTTTCTAGTAATTAACTATTGACCCAATTTGTTCTCAACAAAAGCTAATGTCAATTCTCgattgatatctttttttttttttttttaaaagattttagaaaGATGACCGAGTAACATTAGGATTAAATGGCCCTCTAAGCAGTGTTGCCCAAAGAGTCCCAAATATAGTTACGAAAATCTTAAAAAAGACGACAAACTATATATATTTGCGCCCTCACTGCCTCTCACCCTcctccctccttcctcttccACTCCTCCCATCTCTACCATGGCAGGTCAACCATCAGATGCCTTAAAGAATTCAAAATAGGAGAAGGGTTACCGTGATCGTTGATGAGTTGGTGGTGGAATGGAAGGACGCGAGGGACAATGCAGTGAGTGAGAGGCATAGGCTTGGATCGGGCCTCCTTGGAGACCCGGTCCACGTCCTCGACGTCTCCGTAGAGGAATCGATAGTGGGTACCCTTGATCCCCTGATCCCGGAGAACGCGGTCCAGCCGCCGAGGCCTCCACCACACCCACTCCAAAGCCCTCACGACCCATGCCGCCAACAGCAATAGACCCACCACTCCCCAGCTTACGCTCCCTGGCATCTCGAAGGGTCCCAACATTTAGAGAAGATGACTGAGAGGAGGTTTgttggagggggagagagagtaaGGATAATAATATTTTCTCAGTAGATTTTCTAGCTCAAAAACTCGGTAGGTGGGGAAGGGTAGATTCGATACCTTGATTATAAAACTAGAAGATATGTCCCATGGTCGATCGTGACATTTTTTAGACCTAGGGCTAAATAAAAAAATGGGacattctctattaaaaattaacatattttaaatattaattatcattgaaaaattaatctacgtgcaataattttttataaatatattcgtTAAACAGTGTATAAAATCcatcattaatttatttaattattttttttattataatattatagaaagTCATCCTTGTACTCTATTGGAACATCAATACAAAGTCTAGGCCTGAGGCCTGGGGCGATCGTCCAGTTTTACCTGCCCCAGGGCCGGCCCTGATGTTCCATCCCAATCAACCAAAGATATGATGTCTCCACTCCATATTAAAATTACGTAATATTTTCTCGATAGATTTTATTTCAAAAGTTTGGTAGGTGAACTTCTGATCCCTCTTCCTTTCATCTGTAACAAACAAATCTTTAACCAAAACCGGCCCTCATAATGAAACATTACCAGCATGAGCAGGTCACCGAGCTGCAAAGTGGAAGATAACCAAGGGTCCTGAAATGGCTGACCATATAGTGAAACCTCTTTTTTCTCTTGCAAGAGTTATTGTGAAGTGTTTCAGGTTAAGTATTTGGCCACCGAGCCGACACTAAATCAGACTAGTCTAGAAATGGCatccaagcttttttttttttttttttttttggtaagaagggCATCCCAAGTTGTTTGAAGCGTGTCATTTCAGCTTCCCTCGCTTTCTCCAGCAAATAAATACAACACAAGGGGAAACAGTACAAGAGttggaataataaaaaattatacggATTGTAGACTCCTTCCAAAGTGGACTGCATGAAACCCTACAATGTCTATTTGTTTGTACATTTTCTTATTAGGCAATCAATGGAGCTGCCTTAAGTGGGACATACTAGTGCCATCCTTTATTTTATTAATAGAGAAAATTTTTATTAATGGGGCTAATTTTTTATTAATGGAGATAATGAGGTTTCGGTTGTATCTTTCAGGCTAAAGAAAAATTCATCTTATTTGATGATATTAATCATTAGATCGCTTAATGACTGTTTCAAGACCTATATAGACAGacagaaaaaaaagagatagggATATTTTGAAATCCGTGCAAGATGAATGAAATAAAAAGGTTGAAATAATTTGAGATTTGTACGGTGTAGACTTTATATCTgacattcaaataaattttaaaataaaaattttgtagaGTGTGCATGATCTGTTGAATGAGAGAAATCTAACTAAAAGTTATGCCTGTGTAATGTTGGTCAAGGGAAAGAACGAACTCAAATCATTAATATCAACACTCAATAATTTTATCGAGTTTACTAGTTGGCAGGCCATTGAGATTAGTGGTACTGTTGGTTATTATAACTTTAggttatttattttgataaatccTCACATTCCACGAGGAATAAGATGCTGACAGTTAACGTGTTTGGCCGTCTGGATATTAAAAGAAATGAAAGTCAGGGGCAAAAGTAATTCTTCTTCAATTTATCATAACTTTCCCGTTTCGAACTAGTTTTAGTTTCCCAAATTTCCGTCCATGCAGATGCTGTTTCCATCTTatctaatttggattagatcatgaaATAATAATCTAAACTCAGTCTAAATGTAATAGATGCCCAAATAATGAGGTTTGGATCGTCTGTTTATTTCCTTTGAAGCAAGagatgatcattttttttgacCGGATGGTATCTGATCTGATTCGAATAGGATGGATTTTATCCAACTCAATTAAGAGGCAAGATGGATatgggtttaaaaaaaaaaaatctgaaatagatTTGGCTTGGGTACAAATAACGATGTATCTTACCTCGAAATTTGTCccaataatatcttttatttaaaaaaaaattaaatatttttttatctctcTCTTATTTGTATCACGCcccctttctctccctctctcatttACATCGTCTACGCCCTCACCCAATGATCGGCCAACCCGACACCCAAGTGGCATTGTACTTCTACAATGACTCGACAGCTGGCAGGTCCTCACTCCTTCCcacccactctctctctctctctctctctctctctcagacatCAAAAAATCCCCCACTCCCACTCAATGACCTGACCATCTCAAGCGGCACCGTTGCAGCCCGATGGCCAGAGGGTCTCCACTCCCTCCACCTCTAGTGGCAGTCTGGTGGATCCTCATACTCCCATTCCTGACAATGAAAGCCTGACAGTTAGGGTTTTAATAAAACCCTAGCCATCGTCTAAGCTTCTATATTCAGCCACTCCAAGCTTCTGGTACGATCTAGACTCCTaaagatccaaaaaaatagaagaaacatAGGGCGAAAATATAGGAAAAATCAACCAaaacaaaggaaagatggaaaaaattaaaagataagactttttcccacatagattgattttttttttcttttcgcttctttttcttttgatttcattcttttttttcagaaatttgtggggaaggagagcacccgATGGAGATTGAAGGGCTTTTAGGTTATGGTTGGGgttttttctcaagcatatgggattttgtgagagttgtggtggtgtgagttggCCTTTTGagattttgagagcttaatcttaatGGAAGCATAATATTTTGTAGGGTTTAGAGATGGTCAGATGGGGCGACAGGTGATGATGGGGCGGTGGTGGAGATGGAGAAGGAAAGTTCGATTCAAATATATATGACTTGACTCGATCTGTCCTTGAAGCTCGACCCAACACGACCCGAGATGGGTACGAGGTGGATAAGGATATGGTTCTTTTTCTATCGGAACAAATATGGATATTGATCAACCTAACCCATATCTCACCTAGTGCCAtccctattcaaaaccaaaaaaCCAACCCAGTAatcgaaataaataaataaaataaaattacaatAGCCCTTTGGAGTCCCCATCTTGTGCTCATTCAATGACCCAAACGGACCCGCTTACAAGTTGGTCCATTTCGAATAACTTAAATTCGGTTCATACCTTAACGTCTCGGTTgggaaagaagaataaaagagaaaaaaaaaaaataagaaaaaaaattattattatttttttattaaaaatttttttataaaaaaatagagaaaaaaatagagggaATACAAATctcttcaaatttataattttttttctttcaaatttgaaaaaattaaatttttttttataattttcactttattttttaataataaaaaataaaattaatattaattttaagacttattttaagcATCCCATTTAATTGTGACCGAAAAAATCaatggaaataaaaaaaataaaaaaataaaatatttttttaattcttgttGAGAGTTTGTTGGTCCCTTTcaaaaatataatcataaaaaaaattataatattttttttctatttttaatcaaaaaaaaattatttttttaaactctcaatcaaaaaaaaaattttttttttttctctccctactaatattttcttttctttttctttctcccttgaACTCCCGAGGCGTAAAACTCCAATCGCCACAGCTTCCCCTGTAAATACACCTCCCGCTCCCTGTGATCGTCCATTGGATCACCGACTCCATACACTCGCGATTCGCGGCGAAGGCGGCGTCTCT
Protein-coding regions in this window:
- the LOC105049023 gene encoding cytochrome P450 CYP72A616 isoform X1, with amino-acid sequence MLGPFEMPGSVSWGVVGLLLLAAWVVRALEWVWWRPRRLDRVLRDQGIKGTHYRFLYGDVEDVDRVSKEARSKPMPLTHCIVPRVLPFHHQLINDHGKISFMWFGSYPRVILNDPELVREVLSGKFGHFEKPKVNPLARLLVTGVLSYEGEKWAKHRRIINPAFHLEKLKCMSPTFYTCCDELIKRWDMHIRLQGSCELDVWPEFQGLTGDVISRTAFGSSFKEGRRIFQLLEEQAELGIQVIQNIYIPGYRFVPTKTNKRMKEIHREIWALLSRMIEHRERSMRKEGATDDDLLRLLMESNFRYSQEQGGSKNTGMTKDDVIEECKLFYFAGHETTSVLLTWTIVVLGMHPSWQARAREEVLQIFGKNKPDFDGLSQLKIATMILYEVLRLYPPLSAVVRETYKKMKLGDFSFPPGVQLYLPILLIHHDPAFWGEDASEFNPERFASGVSKASKIQGAFLPFGWGPRICVGQSFAMMEAKMALAIILQNFSFEPSPSYAHAPYTVVTIHPQYGAQMILHRL
- the LOC105049023 gene encoding cytochrome P450 CYP72A616 isoform X2, which gives rise to MSPTFYTCCDELIKRWDMHIRLQGSCELDVWPEFQGLTGDVISRTAFGSSFKEGRRIFQLLEEQAELGIQVIQNIYIPGYRFVPTKTNKRMKEIHREIWALLSRMIEHRERSMRKEGATDDDLLRLLMESNFRYSQEQGGSKNTGMTKDDVIEECKLFYFAGHETTSVLLTWTIVVLGMHPSWQARAREEVLQIFGKNKPDFDGLSQLKIATMILYEVLRLYPPLSAVVRETYKKMKLGDFSFPPGVQLYLPILLIHHDPAFWGEDASEFNPERFASGVSKASKIQGAFLPFGWGPRICVGQSFAMMEAKMALAIILQNFSFEPSPSYAHAPYTVVTIHPQYGAQMILHRL